One genomic window of Hyalangium gracile includes the following:
- the recG gene encoding ATP-dependent DNA helicase RecG, translated as MNHPLASLVGPLRYACQRDFAQLSTVRDLRGVIERALAGASGMEPRALSLLRAALPHVDHPAIERRKAALRRVVAALKMSGVALPSELEQVIRGGPTSFEPEVAAEPEARMEAGGAPRVVGAPAPSAGVPPWKSAEPVAKPAASLVLAPPPAARPAPARTPPPVVEKAEKKEAPKKRKRATGAEESRAEAKLLSIAPRSGPLSVPLKTLGKRLGPRLLNALDKKGLRRVGDILFLLPRCYEDRRQLKTIAELDPGMRGVTVGIVKQADYVSGRNGKRYFRAVIADRSGSIACTYFHAGPWLKARFTVGKRIVLSGEVRATTTGREMAHPELEPAEDLESSSVHFSRIVPIYPGFERGDQRSFRELAARVAESYAQHLEEPLPESLRKRLKLVALPEALRSIHFPPDDSDLAQLDAHLSPAHRRLAFDELFFLQLGVGLKRQGVKTEQGIAFNVSPERMERARGALPFQLTGAQRRVIEEISADMARAEPMNRLVQGDVGSGKTAVALVSAMLALEDGYQVAVMAPTEILAEQHDRNFRRLLEPLGFRVGLISAAGTPKQKREVREAVARGEIRLAVGTHALIQGDVSFERLGLAVIDEQHRFGVLQRHMLMSKGPKPDVLVMTATPIPRTLAMTIYGDLDVSIIDELPPGRTPVSTRVFSEQHRARVYEGVAAEIAKGHQAYVVYPLVEESEKLDLEDATRGAEKLQQVFPQARVGLLHGRMKPEEKDAVMEAFREKQIHILVCTTVVEVGVDVPNASVMVIEAAERFGLSQLHQLRGRVGRGAAISHCYLVASPARSWESTERLAVMEHSNDGFVIAEKDLEIRGPGEFLGTRQSGLPELAVANLARDGDLLSIAQIEARRILAQDPLLREPEHQGLVKALEERWEGRLALARVG; from the coding sequence GTGAACCACCCCCTCGCCAGCCTCGTTGGACCGCTGCGCTATGCGTGTCAGCGGGACTTCGCCCAGCTCTCCACCGTGAGGGATCTGCGCGGCGTCATCGAGCGTGCCCTGGCCGGGGCCTCGGGCATGGAGCCTCGCGCGCTGTCGCTGCTGCGGGCCGCGCTGCCCCATGTGGACCACCCCGCCATCGAGCGGCGCAAGGCCGCGCTCCGGCGCGTCGTCGCCGCGCTGAAGATGAGCGGCGTGGCGCTCCCCTCGGAGCTGGAGCAGGTGATTCGGGGCGGCCCGACCAGCTTCGAACCCGAGGTGGCGGCGGAGCCGGAGGCGAGGATGGAGGCCGGCGGGGCTCCGCGCGTGGTGGGGGCTCCAGCCCCGAGCGCCGGTGTGCCGCCCTGGAAGTCGGCCGAGCCCGTGGCGAAGCCCGCTGCGTCGCTGGTGCTGGCGCCTCCGCCAGCGGCCCGGCCCGCTCCCGCGCGCACGCCTCCTCCCGTGGTGGAGAAGGCGGAGAAGAAGGAGGCCCCCAAGAAGCGCAAGCGCGCCACCGGGGCAGAGGAGTCTCGCGCCGAGGCGAAGCTCCTCTCCATCGCGCCGCGCTCGGGGCCGCTGTCCGTTCCGCTCAAGACGCTGGGCAAGCGGCTCGGCCCGCGCCTGCTGAACGCCCTCGACAAGAAGGGCCTGCGGCGGGTGGGCGACATCCTCTTCCTCCTGCCTCGCTGCTACGAGGACCGGCGCCAGCTGAAGACCATCGCCGAGCTGGATCCGGGCATGCGCGGCGTCACCGTGGGCATCGTCAAGCAGGCGGACTACGTCTCCGGCCGCAACGGCAAGCGCTACTTCCGGGCGGTCATCGCGGACCGCTCCGGCAGCATCGCCTGCACCTACTTCCACGCGGGGCCCTGGCTCAAGGCCCGCTTCACCGTGGGCAAGCGCATCGTCCTCTCCGGCGAGGTCCGCGCCACCACGACGGGCCGGGAGATGGCCCACCCGGAGCTCGAGCCCGCCGAGGACCTCGAGTCCTCCTCCGTCCACTTCAGCCGCATCGTCCCCATCTACCCGGGCTTCGAGCGCGGGGATCAGCGCTCCTTCCGCGAGCTGGCCGCCCGCGTCGCCGAGTCCTACGCCCAGCACCTCGAGGAGCCCCTGCCCGAGTCCCTGCGCAAGCGCCTCAAGCTGGTGGCGCTCCCGGAGGCCCTGCGCAGCATCCACTTCCCGCCGGACGACTCGGACCTGGCGCAGCTCGACGCCCACCTCAGTCCCGCCCACCGGCGGCTGGCGTTCGATGAGCTGTTCTTCCTCCAGCTCGGCGTGGGCCTCAAGCGCCAGGGCGTGAAGACGGAGCAGGGCATCGCCTTCAATGTCTCCCCGGAGCGCATGGAGCGGGCCCGGGGGGCGCTCCCGTTCCAGCTCACCGGGGCCCAGCGCCGCGTCATCGAGGAGATCTCCGCCGACATGGCCCGCGCCGAGCCCATGAACCGGCTCGTCCAGGGCGACGTGGGCTCCGGCAAGACGGCCGTGGCGCTCGTGTCCGCGATGCTCGCGCTGGAGGACGGCTACCAGGTGGCCGTCATGGCCCCCACCGAGATCCTCGCCGAGCAGCACGATCGCAACTTCCGCCGGCTGCTGGAGCCGCTCGGCTTCCGCGTGGGGCTCATCAGCGCCGCCGGCACGCCCAAGCAGAAGCGCGAGGTGCGCGAGGCCGTCGCCCGAGGGGAGATCCGCCTCGCTGTGGGCACCCATGCCCTCATCCAGGGCGATGTCTCCTTCGAGCGCCTGGGGCTCGCCGTCATCGACGAGCAGCACCGCTTCGGCGTGCTCCAGCGCCACATGCTCATGAGCAAGGGCCCCAAGCCCGACGTGCTCGTGATGACCGCCACGCCCATTCCCCGCACCCTGGCGATGACCATCTATGGAGATCTGGACGTCTCCATCATCGACGAGCTGCCCCCGGGCCGCACGCCCGTGAGCACCCGCGTCTTCAGCGAGCAGCACCGCGCCCGCGTCTACGAGGGCGTGGCCGCCGAGATCGCCAAGGGCCACCAGGCCTACGTCGTCTATCCGCTCGTGGAGGAGTCCGAGAAGCTGGACCTGGAGGACGCCACGCGCGGCGCGGAGAAGCTCCAGCAGGTGTTCCCCCAGGCTCGCGTGGGCCTGCTCCACGGGCGCATGAAGCCCGAGGAGAAGGACGCCGTGATGGAGGCGTTCCGCGAGAAGCAGATCCACATCCTCGTGTGCACCACCGTGGTGGAGGTGGGCGTGGACGTGCCCAACGCCTCCGTCATGGTCATCGAGGCGGCCGAGCGCTTCGGCCTCTCCCAGCTGCACCAGCTCCGCGGGCGGGTGGGGCGTGGCGCCGCCATCAGCCACTGCTACCTGGTGGCCAGTCCCGCCCGCTCCTGGGAGTCCACCGAGCGGCTCGCCGTGATGGAGCACAGCAACGACGGCTTCGTCATCGCCGAGAAGGATCTGGAGATCCGCGGGCCCGGCGAGTTCCTCGGGACGCGGCAGAGCGGCCTGCCCGAGCTGGCCGTGGCCAACCTGGCGCGGGATGGAGATCTCCTCTCCATCGCCCAGATCGAGGCCCGGCGCATCCTCGCCCAGGATCCCCTCCTGCGAGAGCCCGAGCACCAGGGCCTGGTGAAGGCGCTGGAGGAGCGCTGGGAAGGCCGCCTGGCGCTGGCTCGGGTGGGATAG
- the greA gene encoding transcription elongation factor GreA — MSGNIPMTPYGLRKLKEELKQLQTVERSKISKEIEVARAHGDLRENAEYHAAKEKQSHIEGRILDLNDWIARAEVIDTSKLKGDAVVFGATVVLLDAETDKTVTYRIVGELEADIKKRWLAVTSPVARALIGKKVGDTAIVRSPGGEREYEIEEVRFEDPPDEDAPSTP, encoded by the coding sequence ATGAGCGGGAACATCCCGATGACCCCTTATGGTCTTCGCAAGCTCAAGGAGGAGCTCAAGCAGCTCCAGACCGTGGAGCGCTCGAAGATCTCCAAGGAGATCGAGGTCGCGCGCGCCCATGGCGACCTGCGGGAGAACGCCGAGTACCACGCGGCCAAGGAGAAGCAGTCCCACATCGAGGGCCGCATCCTGGACCTCAATGACTGGATTGCTCGCGCCGAGGTCATCGACACCAGCAAGCTCAAGGGCGACGCCGTCGTCTTTGGCGCCACCGTCGTGCTGCTCGACGCGGAGACCGACAAGACGGTCACCTACCGGATCGTCGGCGAGCTGGAGGCCGACATCAAGAAGCGCTGGCTGGCCGTCACCTCGCCCGTGGCCCGGGCCCTCATTGGCAAGAAGGTGGGCGACACCGCCATCGTCCGCAGCCCGGGCGGCGAGCGGGAGTATGAGATCGAGGAGGTCCGCTTCGAGGACCCGCCGGACGAGGACGCTCCGTCCACTCCTTGA
- a CDS encoding protein-L-isoaspartate(D-aspartate) O-methyltransferase encodes MGDRELADFLERQGIRERRVLDAIARLNRADFIPEHARHAATQDSPLPIGHGQTISQPFVVALMSQALELQGHERVLEIGTGSGYQTAVLAQLCGEVYSVEIVPSLAESARVLLGRLGFPNVHLRVGDGSLGWPEEAPFDAIIGTAAPESVPPKLLGQLKPGGRMLMPVGPQGGNQELLRITRSPLGGLPRVEHLLPVRFVPMTGEAQHLG; translated from the coding sequence ATGGGAGATCGCGAGCTGGCGGACTTTCTCGAGCGGCAGGGCATCCGGGAGCGGCGGGTGCTCGACGCGATCGCACGCCTGAACCGCGCGGACTTCATTCCCGAGCATGCGCGCCATGCCGCCACCCAGGACTCGCCGCTGCCCATTGGCCATGGGCAGACCATCAGCCAGCCCTTCGTCGTCGCGCTCATGTCCCAGGCCCTGGAGCTCCAAGGGCACGAGCGGGTGCTGGAGATCGGCACCGGCTCCGGCTACCAGACGGCCGTCCTGGCCCAGCTATGTGGGGAGGTGTACTCCGTGGAGATCGTCCCCTCGCTCGCGGAGTCGGCGAGGGTGCTCCTGGGGCGCCTGGGTTTTCCGAACGTCCACCTGCGAGTGGGGGACGGCTCGCTCGGCTGGCCGGAGGAGGCTCCGTTCGACGCCATCATCGGCACGGCGGCCCCAGAGTCCGTGCCTCCCAAGCTGCTGGGGCAGCTCAAGCCGGGCGGGCGGATGCTCATGCCGGTGGGCCCCCAGGGGGGAAACCAGGAGCTGCTGCGCATCACTCGCTCCCCGCTCGGAGGGCTGCCGAGGGTCGAGCACCTGCTCCCCGTGCGGTTCGTCCCCATGACGGGCGAGGCCCAGCACCTGGGCTGA
- a CDS encoding class I tRNA ligase family protein produces MIICPVCEHQQAQGDECDNCGKKLQVPKVAAAVAVPTLPELEQTHHAGGRVAVDAPTLPELAHTRQEAGPDLPPQVVPDMETTRTAPIDKVAVEAVPELDTGRAADDGVRTAAPSGAAVCRYCRNVQAEGMVCDRCGMRLPRVKPAAGAAPAGAKGAANAEDVTWLPCQKCRTPTRPNKICTVCGTRVVAVQA; encoded by the coding sequence ATGATCATCTGCCCGGTGTGTGAACACCAGCAGGCACAAGGGGACGAGTGCGACAACTGCGGCAAGAAGCTCCAGGTGCCGAAGGTTGCTGCCGCTGTCGCCGTGCCGACCCTGCCTGAGCTGGAGCAGACCCACCACGCTGGCGGTCGCGTGGCGGTGGACGCTCCGACATTGCCCGAGCTGGCCCACACCCGACAGGAGGCTGGCCCGGACCTGCCGCCCCAGGTCGTGCCGGACATGGAGACCACGCGGACCGCGCCCATCGACAAGGTTGCCGTCGAGGCCGTGCCAGAGCTGGACACCGGCCGCGCGGCCGATGACGGCGTGCGCACCGCGGCGCCCTCGGGCGCGGCGGTGTGCCGCTACTGCCGCAACGTCCAGGCCGAGGGCATGGTGTGCGATCGCTGCGGCATGCGCCTGCCTCGGGTGAAGCCGGCGGCGGGGGCGGCCCCGGCGGGAGCCAAGGGGGCCGCGAACGCGGAGGATGTGACGTGGCTGCCGTGCCAGAAGTGCCGTACGCCCACCCGGCCGAACAAGATCTGCACGGTCTGCGGCACTCGCGTCGTGGCGGTCCAGGCATGA